In Subdoligranulum variabile, the genomic stretch TGCCGCCCACGGTGATCTCAGGCATTCTTGCTGCCCCCTTTCACGATGCTGAAGCAGAGGTTGATGAGCAGGATGAAAACGAAGAGCACCACGCCGGTGGCGATGAGGGCCTCCCGGTGAAGGTCGGCGGCATAGCCCATCTCGATGACGATGTTGGAAGTCATGGTGCGCAGGCCCTGGAACAGCCCCTTGGGCATCCAGGTCTGGTTGCCGGCCACCATGACCACGGCCATGGTCTCGCCGATGGCGCGGCCGATGCCCAGGATCACCGCCGAGAGCACACCGCTCTTGGCGGCGGGCAGCACGGCGAAGAAGACGCTGCGCTCATGGGTGGCGCCCAGGGCCAGGCTGCCTTCATAGTAGCTGGCGGGCACGGCGTCCAGGCTGGTCTTGCTCACCGTGATGATGGTGGGCAGGATCATGATGCCCAGCAGCAGGGCGGCGGTGAAGAGGCTCATGCCCTTGCCGCTCTTGACGCCCAGCACATCCTTGAAGAAGTCGCTCTTGACCATCGCCTGGACGGCGGGGACCATGACCACCATGCCGAAGAAGCCGTAGACCACCGACGGGATGCCGGCCAGCAGCTGCACAGCGGGCAGCATGACCTTGTTAACGGCGGGGGAGGCAAACTTGGACATGTAGACGGCGGTGAGCAGTCCGATGGGCACGCCCACGATGATGGCGCCCGCCGTGACGTAGATGGAGCCCAGGATCATGGGCAGGATGCCGTAGATGTCGTTGCCGGGCTTCCAGGTGGTGCCCAGCAGGAACTTCAGGGGTCCGATCTCAAAGATGGTGGGCAGGCCGTTGGCGAACAGGAAGATACAGATCAGCGCGACGGCCAGAATCGAGATGCAGGCACAGGCGGTAAAGACGCCCTGCATGACCCATTCCCGGGTCTTGGCGGTTTTCGTTTTCATTTTCCTATACACGCTCCTTGGGGTTCAGCGAAAAACCTGTGGGGTTCTACCATAAAAAGCGGCTGTCACCGCCGGAGCTGCAACAGCCGTTGAGGGGGATGGCGGGACTTACTGGAGGTCAGACCAGACAGTGGTCTCGCCGGTGTAGATGCTCTTGATCTGATCCACGGTCAGGTCGGCAGTGGTGTTGGCGGGGTTGACCACCACCGCGATGCCGTCCATGGCCAGAACGGTGGCCTGGGCACCCTCGGAAGTCTCGGTGTCCTTCAGTTCACGGCTGGCCATACCGATGGTGTAGGTGCCGTCCAGGGCGCCGGTCACACCGGTGGTGGAGTCGGTGGTCAGCAGCTCAATGGTGGCATTGGGGTTGACGGTCTTGTAGGCCTCGATGAGCTTCTCCATCAGAGGAGAGACAGAGGAGGAACCGCCCACCGTGATGCTGCCGCTGGGCTGGGTGGAGGTGTACTCGGTGCCTTCGCCGCCGATGTAGCCTTCCTCGGTGGCCAGGGCCTGGCCGTCAGGGCTCATGCAGTAGGCGATGAAGTCCACAGCCACCGCATCGGTGGGCTCGCCGTTGGTGACGATGTTGAAGGGACGGGCCAGGGTGTAAGTACCGTTGGAGACGTTTTCGGAAGTGGCTTCCACGCCGCCCACGGTGACGGCCTTGACGGTGTCGTTCAGAGAGCCCAGGCTGATGTAGCCGATGGCGGTCTCATCGTTGGCCACGGCGGTCATGACGCCGTTGGTAGAGCTCTGGATGGCGGCGGCCTCGGTGGTCATGTCGACCTTCTCGCCGGCGTCGTTCTTTTCTTCCACACCGGTCAGCTCGATGAAGGCGCCGCGGGTGCCGGAACCATCTTCACGGGAGATGACCGTGATGTCCTGGTCGGCGTCGAAGTCACCGGCAGCCTCGGCCTCGGTGGACGCGGAAGCGGCTTCGCTGGTGGAGGCGGCGGTGCTCTCCGAGGAGGCGGCCTCGCTGGAGGAGGCGGTGCTGCCGCAGGCAGCCAGGCTCAGGGCCATGCTGGCGGCGAGAACAGAAGCAACGACAGAAGTACGTTTCATAACTATTTCTTCTCCCTTTTAACCAAATCTCTATGTGTTCTTTTGGTAGTTTTGCTGCCCCCTTTCGTCCGGGAGCACGTTCATTGTACCGCGAAACATTTTTTGAATCGACCATAGTGGCGTACAATCGGCGTAAAGAATGCGCAAAGTGCACAATCCAAATGCAAAGAAATTGTAAAATAGGTAAAACTTTCGCAAAAAAGAGCCCGTCCCGGCCCCAAAAATGACGTTTGGCGGCTCATTTTACACAGATTTTACAAAACCTTTACCGTTCCCTGCTGGTGCGGCGGCGAAA encodes the following:
- the pstC gene encoding phosphate ABC transporter permease subunit PstC, giving the protein MKTKTAKTREWVMQGVFTACACISILAVALICIFLFANGLPTIFEIGPLKFLLGTTWKPGNDIYGILPMILGSIYVTAGAIIVGVPIGLLTAVYMSKFASPAVNKVMLPAVQLLAGIPSVVYGFFGMVVMVPAVQAMVKSDFFKDVLGVKSGKGMSLFTAALLLGIMILPTIITVSKTSLDAVPASYYEGSLALGATHERSVFFAVLPAAKSGVLSAVILGIGRAIGETMAVVMVAGNQTWMPKGLFQGLRTMTSNIVIEMGYAADLHREALIATGVVLFVFILLINLCFSIVKGGSKNA
- a CDS encoding substrate-binding domain-containing protein, producing MKRTSVVASVLAASMALSLAACGSTASSSEAASSESTAASTSEAASASTEAEAAGDFDADQDITVISREDGSGTRGAFIELTGVEEKNDAGEKVDMTTEAAAIQSSTNGVMTAVANDETAIGYISLGSLNDTVKAVTVGGVEATSENVSNGTYTLARPFNIVTNGEPTDAVAVDFIAYCMSPDGQALATEEGYIGGEGTEYTSTQPSGSITVGGSSSVSPLMEKLIEAYKTVNPNATIELLTTDSTTGVTGALDGTYTIGMASRELKDTETSEGAQATVLAMDGIAVVVNPANTTADLTVDQIKSIYTGETTVWSDLQ